The Quadrisphaera sp. RL12-1S sequence GTGCCACGGACGCGCACCCCCCGTGGACGACGACCGCCGGCCGTCGCCCACGGGCGACGACCGGCGGTCCGGGTGGTGCTGGTGCGCCCGGGTGCCGGGCGCGGGCGGCTCAGGAGGCCTGGAAGGTGAGGCACGCCGCGGTGTCGGCACCGCTCGCGCCGGCGCCCACGCGGATGGAGCTGGCGGTGCACTCGAGGTCGGCGTTGAACGCGCAGTTGCTGCGCGAGCAGGCGCCCACCTGGGCCACGACCTTGTCCAGGCCGCCCTTGCGGCTGAGCGGGATGAAGGTCCCGCAGTCCGCAGACCCGTCGGCAGAGCCGACGGTGATCGCGAAGGCGTGGCAGCCGTCGTGGTTGTACGAGCAACCGGCGACGGTGCACTCGGTGACGGCGGGCATCTCGAGCGTGGCCACG is a genomic window containing:
- a CDS encoding DUF1540 domain-containing protein, whose amino-acid sequence is MATLEMPAVTECTVAGCSYNHDGCHAFAITVGSADGSADCGTFIPLSRKGGLDKVVAQVGACSRSNCAFNADLECTASSIRVGAGASGADTAACLTFQAS